From the Malus domestica chromosome 17, GDT2T_hap1 genome, one window contains:
- the LOC103416154 gene encoding uncharacterized protein, whose amino-acid sequence MESDAEDTKSQLTQNQDPSTPKHKHKKRKTKKATVPTIPTVQAAVQVYPENPEKTPPIVAHFSSGFDPTKKPDPNSTKIGLFRNANRAKRVELVVHPDGTNVDFVGTSYTGAATSDQYCNYALGVLDKATQTLKIVPIVSNKLFRLEPKVKGYNYSDMEPATSAVGELTAQEKAEKQMQLHTLYGTKKSIRESKKMQSLKQAGGPDSLKDLDAKIKHLVVNKEALESAEAQSSRHIPLFNESATTPEEAYPLDKIIITGEWDDVQDIYNKLQGGNEVKWDAFPNFVLNKIQKLKNIRVEEEKFKLACICTYITHLINFKDQYTMDGVSSAKGHRIPSSLRNKFLNIFDPAAGSRRQTL is encoded by the exons ATGGAATCCGACGCAGAAGACACCAAGTCCCAATTAACCCAAAACCAAGACCCATCGACGCCGAAGCACAAGCACAAGAagaggaagacgaagaaagccACCGTACCAACCATTCCAACCGTCCAAGCCGCCGTCCAAGTCTACCCGGAAAACCCAGAGAAAACCCCACCTATAGTGGCCCATTTCTCATCTGGGTTCGACCCCACCAAGAAGCCAGACCCCAATTCGACCAAAATCGGGCTCTTTCGGAACGCCAACCGAGCCAAACGGGTCGAGCTTGTGGTGCACCCGGATGGGACCAATGTTGATTTTGTCGGGACTAGCTATACTGGTGCGGCCACGAGTGACCAGTACTGCAATTATGCGCTTGGTGTTCTTGATAAGGCCACTCAGACTCTGAAGATTGTACCTATTGTTTCTAACAAG TTATTTAGATTAGAACCAAAAGTTAAAGGGTATAACTACTCTGATATGGAACCTGCAACTTCAGCGGTGGGAGAACTTACTGCACAAGAGAAGGCAGAGAAGCAGATGCAGCTACATACTCTATATGGAACAAAGAAGTCTATTAGGGAG AGTAAGAAAATGCAGTCCTTGAAGCAAGCAGGCGGTCCTGATTCTCTAAAGGATTTGGATGCCAAAATTAAACATCTTGTGGTAAACAAGGAGGCTCTTGAAAGCGCTGAAGCCCAAAGCTCTCGCCATATCCCACTATTTAACGAATCTGCCACAACTCCCGAGGAGGCTTATCCACTAGACAAGATCATCATCACAGGAGAGTGGGATGACGTCCAAGATATTTATAATAAATTGCAAGGCGGAAATGAAGTTAAATGGGATGCTTTCccaaattttgtgttaaataaaATCCAGAAGTTGAAGAATATTCGG GTTGAAGAGGAGAAGTTTAAGCTTGCTTGCATTTGCACATATATTACACATCTTATAAATTTCAAAGATCAGTATACCATGGATGGTGTTTCCTCTGCAAAGGGCCACAGAATCCCAAGCAGTCTACGCAATAAGTTTCTTAACATATTTGATCCGGCAGCAGGTTCAAGAAGGCAAACCCTATAA
- the LOC103401766 gene encoding protein phosphatase 2C 16-like, producing the protein MSNVTKIRKLMEDMSPAVAVTLSLGNSICDSSGIGANVEFTWLKLVTDAGNLCTDSSKVVSLESVSCSKGSSDDIERKVSVVPVPSQDDDGGNTSVANDIMVQESEEEEILAFRYDTNGIVREKLLTLEVGSAISLPDAVEIGKVGEGNIVAKAIVLVESAVGKMASGVMAAVSSASELSDKSELTTSTVLIQSTGEKVVSKAGIRSVFELNCIPLWGSVSICGRRPEMEDAFAAVPRFINIPIKMLVGSQVYNGMSQSLTHLTSHFFGIYDGHGGPQVANYCSERLHLALAEELGGIKDDSGDGIMVETQQVQWEKAFTNCFQRVDDEIGGKVSRGIIESNADASEASFEPVAPETVGSTAVVALVSSSHIIVANCGDSRAVLCRGKQAMPLSVDHKPNREDEYERIEASGGKVIQWNGHRVFGVLAMSRSIGDRYLKPWIIPEPEVTVVPRARDDECLILASDGLWDVITNEEACEVARRRILLWHKKNGVTPVAERGKGVDPAAGEAAAYLSTLALQKGSKDNISVVVVDLKAQRKFKSKT; encoded by the exons ATGTCAAATGTTACAAAGATAAGGAAATTGATGGAAGACATGTCTCCAGCAGTTGCAGTGACTCTTAGTTTAGGTAATTCGATATGTGATAGTTCTGGAATTGGAGCCAATGTGGAGTTCACATGGCTAAAGCTTGTAACAGATGCGGGAAATTTGTGTACGGATTCCTCTAAGGTGGTTTCTTTAGAGTCAGTCTCTTGCAGTAAAGGAAGTTCCGATGATATTGAAAGAAAAGTTAGTGTGGTTCCCGTGCCATCACAAGACGATGATGGTGGAAACACTTCTGTTGCTAATGATATCATGGTTCAAGAAAGTGAGGAAGAGGAAATCTTAGCCTTTAGATATGATACTAATGGAATTGTTAGGGAAAAATTGTTGACGTTAGAGGTGGGGTCTGCGATAAGCTTGCCAGATGCTGTGGAGATTGGAAAAGTTGGTGAAGGGAATATTGTTGCAAAAGCTATTGTCTTGGTAGAATCGGCTGTTGGGAAAATGGCTTCTGGGGTTATGGCAGCAGTAAGCTCTGCTTCTGAGTTATCAGATAAATCTGAATTAACAACCTCTACGGTACTTATCCAGTCAACTGGTGAGAAGGTTGTCAGTAAAGCAGGCATCCGGAGTGTTTTTGAGCTGAACTGTATTCCCCTCTGGGGTTCTGTATCAATTTGTGGAAGACGACCGGAAATGGAAGATGCATTTGCTGCTGTTCCTCGGTTTATCAACATTCCAATTAAAATGCTTGTCGGTAGTCAAGTGTATAATGGAATGAGCCAAAGTTTGACCCACCTAACCAGTCACTTTTTTGGCATTTACGATGGCCACGGTGGCCCTCAG GTTGCTAACTATTGTAGTGAGCGGCTCCATTTGGCTTTAGCTGAAGAGCTTGGAGGCATTAAGGATGACTCAGGTGATGGGATTATGGTAGAAACTCAGCAGGTGCAGTGGGAGAAAGCATTCACTAATTGTTTTCAGAGGGTTGATGATGAGATTGGAGGAAAAGTAAGCAGAGGCATCATTGAAAGCAACGCTGATGCTTCTGAAGCTAGTTTTGAGCCTGTTGCCCCAGAAACCGTTGGGTCTACAGCTGTCGTTGCATTAGTTTCGTCATCCCATATTATAGTTGCAAACTGTGGTGATTCAAGAGCAGTTCTATGTCGTGGAAAACAAGCAATGCCATTATCAGTCGACCATAAA CCAAACAGAGAAGACGAATATGAAAGGATTGAGGCATCTGGTGGCAAGGTAATACAGTGGAATGGGCACCGTGTTTTTGGAGTTCTTGCAATGTCAAGGTCCATTG GGGATAGATATTTGAAACCATGGATAATTCCAGAACCAGAAGTCACGGTTGTCCCTCGAGCAAGAGACGATGAATGCCTTATTTTAGCTAGCGACGGTTTATGGGATGTTATAACGAATGAGGAAGCTTGTGAAGTGGCTCGACGACGCATTCTGCTGTGGCACAAAAAGAATGGGGTTACACCTGTTGCGGAGAGGGGAAAAGGAGTTGATCCGGCAGCTGGGGAAGCTGCTGCCTACCTTTCAACCCTAGCCCTCCAGAAGGGAAGCAAAGACAATATCTCTGTGGTTGTGGTGGACTTGAAAGCTCAAAGGAAGTTCAAGAGCAAAACCTAA